One segment of Hemibagrus wyckioides isolate EC202008001 linkage group LG05, SWU_Hwy_1.0, whole genome shotgun sequence DNA contains the following:
- the unc45b gene encoding protein unc-45 homolog B, with the protein MGEMGDPVQLKEEGNKHFQAGEIDKAIECYTKAIKVCKDKNAQAVIYRNRAACFLKKENYTNAASDASKAIDVDASDIKALFRRCQALEKLGKLDMAFKDVQRCATLEPKNKTFLETLRRLGAQIQQKLKTTFSTDSRVQNMFDILLSDEADKDKKEKAANNLIVLAREDAGSERIFQNNGVALLMQLIESGNVEMILAAIRTFSGMCTGHRARATAIIHTIGIDRLCSIMAMDHEEIALATCNLFQAVYDSLSGGDNRVYGKEEALVLDSSKDLKTILLKLLDMIVNKKVSGHGRDQALNLLSKNVPRKDKKEQDHSRSLFTIDHGLRKILKVCGQVPELPDQLPMTENTQLIASVLLNKLYDDLRCDPERDNFKDICDDYIKSKFDPNDMDKNIHAMNALSGLLQGPFEVGNMLVGRQGVMEMMVALCGSEREVDQLVAIEALIHASTKMSRASFIITNGVSLLKDIYKKTKNERIKIRALVGLCKLGSAGGDDYSMRQFAEGSTEKLAKQCRKWLCNPTLDVRTRKWAIEGLAYLTNDADVKDDFVEDEPAMRAMFELAKSKDKTILYAVACTLVNCTNSYDKKEIIPELVQLAQFSKQHVPEQHPKDKKDFIDSRVKKLLKAGVISALAVMVRADSSILTDQTKEMLARVFLALADDPKDRGLIVAQGGGKALIPLALEGTDTGKIKACHALAKIAAISNPEIAFPGERIYEVVRPLVSLLNTERDGIQNFEALVSLTNLAALNDKLRVKILKEKALPEIENYMFEEHEQIRQAATECMCNLVNCKEVQQRYLEDGNDKLKLLILLCGEDDEKLQIAAAGGLAMITAAEKKLCVKMTKVTEQWLEILQRLCIHDNPQIQHRGIVIIYNMMEADAELAKKLMESEVLEILTYFAKMEDNPKKQEGIDAARACLSKAMDLGLIKPFKQ; encoded by the exons ATGGGAGAAATGGGAGATCCAGtccagctgaaagaagaaggtAACAAGCACTTCCAGGCAGGAGAGATTGATAAAGCAATTGAGTGCTACACAAAAGCCATCAAGGTCTGCAAGGACAAAAATGCACAGGCCGTCATCTACAGAAACCGAGCTGCCTGTTTCCTGAAGAAG GAAAATTATACCAACGCTGCTTCAGATGCCTCCAAAG CCATAGACGTGGATGCTTCTGACATCAAAGCCCTTTTCAGAAGATGTCAAGCATTAGAGAAGCTGGGGAAACTAGACATGGCCTTTAAGGATGTCCAGAGATGTGCAACACTGGAACCTAAAAACAAGACTTTTCTGGAGACTCTCAGGAGACTTGGAGCTCAGATCCAACAAAAG CTGAAGACCACCTTCTCTACAGACTCCAGAGTGCAGAACATGTTTGACATCTTGCTGAGTGACGAAGCAGataaagataagaaagaaaag GCAGCGAACAACCTGATTGTCCTGGCTCGAGAAGATGCAGGCTCGGAGAGAATCTTCCAGAACAATGGCGTGGCTCTGCTCATGCAGCTCATTGAGTCTGGGAATGTTGAGATGATCCTGGCTGCCATACGGACCTTTTCTGGAATGTGTACAGGTCACCGAGCGAGG GCCACAGCCATCATCCACACAATAGGAATTGACAGGCTGTGTAGCATTATGGCCATGGACCATGAGGAGATCGCCCTGGCAACCTGCAACTTATTCCAGGCCGTCTATGACTCCCTATCCGGGGGGGACAACAGGGTTTATGGCAAAGAGGAGGCCCTTGTGCTTG aCTCAAGCAAGGACTTGAAGACTATTCTGCTCAAACTGCTGGACATGATTGTCAATAAGAAGGTGTCAGGACATGGACGAGACCAGGCTCTTAACCTGCTTAGTAAAAACGTGCCCAGAAAGGACAAGAAAGAGCAGGATCACTCCAGGAGCCTCTTTACGATTGATCATG GCCTGAGGAAGATTCTGAAGgtgtgtggtcaggtacccgaGCTGCCCGATCAATTGCCCATGACAGAGAATACGCAGCTTATTGCCAGCGTGCTTCTTAACAAGCTCTATGATGACCTGCGATGCGATCCTGAGAGGGACAACTTCAAAGACATCTGTGATGACTACATCAA GAGCAAATTTGATCCCAACGACATGGACAAAAACATCCACGCCATGAATGCTTTATCAGGCTTGTTGCAGGGGCCCTTTGAAGTGGGAAATATGCTCGTGGGTCGTCAAGGAGTAATGGAGATGATGGTCGCTCTGTGTGGTTCCGAGAGAGAAGTGGATCAGCTTGTGGCTATTGAAGCTCTCATTCACGCCTCCACCAAAATGAGCAGAGCTTCTTTCATCATCACTAATGGGGTGTCTTTGCTTAAGGACATCtacaaaaagaccaaaaatgagaGGATCAAGATTAGAGCGCTTGTG GGGTTGTGTAAACTGGGCTCAGCCGGAGGTGATGATTATAGCATGAGACAGTTCGCTGAGGGCTCCACTGAAAAACTGGCCAAGCAGTGCAGAAA ATGGCTGTGCAACCCCACTCTTGACGTTCGGACACGAAAATGGGCAATCGAGGGTTTAGCGTACCTGACCAATGATGCTGATGTTAAAGATGACTTTGTTGAGGATGAACCAGCCATGAGAGCCATGTTTGAGCTTGCCAAG TCCAAAGATAAAACCATCCTGTATGCCGTCGCCTGTACACTGGTGAACTGCACCAACAGCTATGACAAGAAAGAGATCATCCCTGAGTTGGTGCAATTGGCCCAATTCTCCAAGCAGCATGTCCCTGAGCAGCACCCAAAG gacAAGAAGGATTTTATTGACAGTAGAGTGAAAAAGCTCTTGAAAGCTGGGGTGATATCGGCACTTGCAGTCATGGTCAGAGCGGACAGTTCCATTCTGACTGACCAAACCAAGGAAATGCTTGCAAG gGTATTCCTTGCTTTGGCTGATGATCCAAAAGATCGTGGATTGATTGTCGCCCAAGGCGGCGGAAAG GCTCTGATTCCTTTGGCCCTTGAGGGAACAGACACTGGGAAAATAAAGGCCTGTCATGCACTGGCTAAGATTGCAGCCATCTCCAACCCTGAGATTGCCTTCCCTGGTGAGAGG ATATATGAAGTTGTGCGACCACTGGTGTCCCTGCTGAACACAGAAAGAGACGGCATTCAGAACTTTGAGGCCTTAGTGAGTCTCACTAATTTGGCTGCACTAAACGACAAGCTTCG AGTGAAAATCCTGAAAGAGAAAGCCCTTCCAGAGATTGAGAACTACAtgtttgaggaacatgaacaAATCAGACAAGCTGCTACAGAGTGCATGTGCAACCTTGTGAACTGTAAAGAG GTCCAGCAGAGGTATCTTGAGGATGGTAATGACAAGCTGAAGCTCCTCATACTGCTTTGTGGTGAGGACGATGAAAAGCTACAGATAGCAGCAGCTGGTGGATTGGCCATGATCACGGCAGCTGAGAAAAAGCTGTGTGTCAAGATGACCAAAGTG ACTGAACAGTGGCTTGAGATCCTTCAGAGGCTGTGCATCCATGACAATCCTCAAATCCAGCACCGAGGTATAGTGATCATCTACAACATGATGGAGGCTGATGCAGAGTTGGCTAAGAAGCTTATGGAGTCTGAGGTTCTGGAGATCCTTACCTATTTCGCCAAGATGGAGGACAATCCCAAGAAACAGGAGGGAATAGACGCAGCACGTGCATGCCTGTCCAAAGCCATGGATCTTGGACTTATCAAGCCTTTCAAACAATAA